A region of the Carya illinoinensis cultivar Pawnee chromosome 16, C.illinoinensisPawnee_v1, whole genome shotgun sequence genome:
GCTAGATCCCATAAATCATGGGTTTAACAAGGAAAATATCTTTAGTAATAATCCTATACAGTTGACTACAATATATAAGGAAATGAAGACTAAAAATGTAAATCATATGAAATTGTAATACTCGTCTAGCTCCTCTACCACTGCACCACCtttctcctcttcatcctccCCTCTCATCAACCTCCACCATGTTATCACCCTAAAATTGATCAAAGATAACTACTTACTCTAGAAAGTTCACTCATCCTTTACCTTAGTAGACAGAACCTGCTTGATTATCTCGATGAAAACATCGTTTGCCCATTACCAACCATCCCTATCCCACCCCCCAATTCAGCCATCCCTTTGGCTAGCCTTGATACCCTTGCCAGCATGGGTCAACCATTGCAAGACTTTGAAGTGGTCACCTACTTATTGGTAGGTCTTAGCTCCAAGTATGATGCCCTTGTCACATCTGTGACCACTTAGTTGGATCCCATGATGCTTAACAAACTCTATGGCCACCTCCTGCCCCATGAATTGTGCTTGAAAGGCAAACAATCTCCATTGATAGCTCTCTGCCGGTACAAGTGGTTACTTTTAACAATTAACCATGGTCGTGGCACTTCCTTTCCGACTCCTATCACGACTCTAGCTAGCCTCTAACTCATTTGACTTAGCTGCAGTAGAGTGTGATCATGGTTAGCCTAATACTGAATCCTTCTAGACGAATCACCCACTATGCTAAGTTTGTAGCAAATATGACCACATCACTTTGGAAGTGTTATCGTTTTGATCACTCTTTTTCGAAGTGATGGGCAATCTAATGTGTTTGCGTTTGTTGCATCCCCTCAGTCATTGTGCAATTTATCTTGGTACCTTGAAATTGGCACAAGAAATCATATTACCTTTGAACTCAGCAATCTCACTCTCCATGCTTAGGAGTACATTACCTTCAATCAGGTTTGCATCGGCAATGACCAAGATTTGAAAATTCAACATACTATCCTATCACACCATATGAGTAAAATAAAGGGTTAAGTCCTGTGCTATCCTATCACATCATATGATTGCATTCATATAAACTTTTCTGTGTGCATGGCACACTGCAAAAGGTGGGAGAATGACAAAGAAACTCATCcacaacttttttattttattttttcattcgaCTCATACCTAAGTTATTCACTTGTTGTACGTGCTTGGTAGAATCCACACAAGTGAGCTCTAAATCACCATATACCCATATTAAAAGgtcattattttgatttaatatgacatctctcttctttttattattacttaattaaaaaattattaaattataactctcttataatttttttataacttttattaaatgaaaaatcagtttcataaaagtgaattttatttttaatggatacattgattaattaattaattaattataaaatagattgtcAAAAAGTTACAAGAGAATTCCCATGCTCATGAAATTCCCTCCTCTATTTTTGATTttctctttaaatatatattatttaaaataatgatatatacaagtttCAAATGATCAAGTCCATAGGCCATTTTATAGGAAAGTGGATCCACCgtgaaaatgtgtaaaaaaatcacttttttagtAGAGCCTACTTATTTACAAAAGACTTGAACAAAACCATGCATCTGGTGCTTGTCCCTCCATAACTCTATTATTTGTTCTTGAGTAGAAACTAAAAGATATCATGCGTAATCAGAAATTCGACTTTGGAGGGACCATATTGATCTATGCAATGACGATGaagcttacatatatatatatatatagacatgtctatgcatgtgtgtatatatctattattattattattattattataaaaaaagaaataatagatgtaatttaatttaattttccttttaatttataacaaacattttttttttatcaaactcAATAATTGGTTATAGTAagatttttaattcaataaaataataaatcacactGTATTCTTTTCATGTATTTCCCATAGTTTTAAAAAGACTAGAGAATATTAGACGAGGTTATAagagaattttcatatttttaaaagatttcaagaagttttcaaattatttgggattaatattaatttttaacaagtttgatataaatttgaataataattattagttTCCTTTTAGGCCGTCTTTGAAACTTCAACTAAATTCAGATTTAttcaatttagtttaattttaaactgaacctaatatttaaatactcaattcttaaattactaaatttatctaaatttaaaatttttttatatatgagatctacaatttttttaaactcaatATCTCTTTATACGCAGAAGTTataactatttttaattttctataaatatatttaaacttattttaatattcaaacacatctaaattcatattaatattcgaatatattcaaatttatttttgatagattttataaaatttactctatcatttcaatttattattatttataaaagacttaattcattttaatttaaattaatttatttcgaCTCAATTCAAGGTCTCAATGGATGGACTCCATAGTTTGTACCATCTACGTATTTCCACCGAAGCTTCAGGCTTTAGATGTCGACgcaatttcactatgaaaaggCAGTTGAACGGACGTGTGAGTCGTAAGGTATTAAAATCTTCAGCCTCCTAGTTGTACTAATAGATAGTTGTGTATATCCTTGTCTACGAATCCAACGGTCCAGGTCAACCCTACCGTTTGATCCAACGGCTGAAATAACAACCGTGATCCTCACAACTACTGGATAAATCCTCTTTCCATTTGGACCCTAACACTGTTCTTTACGTCTATCCACGAAAGCCCCCCCTCTCTCTAGCTTGGATtcgattttcttgttttcaggtTCTGAGAATTtgaatcttttttgtttttggaattTTCAGAGTGTGGACTAGGAGAGAACATAAGATGCAATCCAACGGCTCTGATTCGAACACGCAGCCGCCGGAGAAGCAGAGTCAACGGCAGCCGCAACCGCCGGCGCCTCAGTGGATGGCGATGCAGTACCCTGCGGCGGTACCGATGGTAATGCAGCACCAGTTGATGCCCCCTCAGCATTACGGgccgccgccgccgccgccgccgcATCACTACGTTCCGTATCATCTGTATCAGCAGCACGTACAGGTACAACACCCACAGCAGCATCATGCACAACATctacagcagcagcagcagggaTCTGGCGGCGAGAACAAGACGATCTGGATCGGCGATTTGCACCACTGGATGGACGAGAATTATCTCCATAGCTGCTTCGCTTCCACCGGCGAGGTCCTTATTTCGttatccatttttcttctttcttatgTATATTCTCCCATCGGCACATGCATACTTGTAACGTAGCTTTTGCGCTGCACTCGCTGATTTGGTTTTTGATTTGTCACATGAACATAACTTGatattgtttaaataaaatcctgaatacatacatacatacatacatacatatattttatatatatatatatatatttatttatttatatatatggtgaTCCTCTGAGCAAGGTATTATCTTTGGAGTGGATAATATAACTTTGTCGTGTTTTAAGCTCACGTATTGATTTTTGGTTTAGCTTTTCCATTGCTTTTATTTGCTGCGTTGTGTGCTGGATTTTGTTTATGTACGTGAACATTGTATGATTTGAAATGATTGAAAGATGAGAGCTTTTTACTGGGAAACGGTGGCGTTATTAGAGGAACGTGTGAGTTATGattgaggaaaagaaaagggaagctGGTGTTAAGTTGGAGTTTGTAAGGTATCACTCAAGATATCAGTGTCAACAAAGAacccaaaacaagaaaatacaaaacaagAATGACCAAGAAACTTGGAAAGATTGAGAAAGAAACCAAGAATCCcctttattgattcttgaaTAAGGTTTTCGAGGAACCTTAAACCTCCATACAATTTAAGAGCTAATCTCATGCAATTGAACAGTTTACAATGAAGTTCTGTACTGCTATTTATAGACAGAAAGAGCAAGTGATGAAAATGACGCCGTTAAGCTTTCACGATGGCTTCCATTCCTTCCTGTCCCAACGCATCATTTCATTAAAGGCATAAATGCACCGTTTACATTCCACACCGCTTCATTAAAATGCAACTCACTGTTTTGCCCACTCGTTACTTCACTCTTCCTTTCCTCTTAACATGAACTTCAGAACACAACTCCATACTCACCTTCAGAACCAAGTCCACTCCTTACAGAGTTATTGTCCAAAAGCAGAAATATTACCTAGCTGCGTGCTGCATTAATTACCTAACCAGAAGAGGGAGTTGATTCTACAATTagtttttgatatattttgatATCCCCCATTGGCCTAGTGAGGAAAGGATTCCTAATTTGCTTTTACTGCTGAGATATATGTGTGTTAGCCTCTAAGCTAGATTACACTAGGCCTGCCTCATTGGTTGTTTAGAGGCACCAATGAATAAAGACTATATTGATGCCAGTAAAGGTTGCAAGTGGAGAAGCCATGGGAACAATCTcttttatgatatataatttgGGAATTACAATTATTGGAGTCAAATTTCATATCAGAGATATACATAGAGAATCAGAGGTTGGTGTTATATACATAATCCTTGCTGGGAAAAAGCTCTTTCTTGCCTACTAATATGTTCATTTGATAGTGTATGTCTATCGGCAGGACCAGATATATAGTGATATTCAAGGTCATCTGTGAAGGGCTTTGATGTTTTGGTGCAACTTCCTCTTTTATGTCAGAAGCCAGAATTTTTATTAGAGTCAGTTAGGTGTCTTCTGGTGTATTCTTATATTTAACCATATTAGAATTTGATTGCATCAACACGGAACGCTACTAcaattttggttttgatttttataGTTAAAGCCTTTATTGATAAATAATAAGTAGGCCTAGCCCAAATACACAATGCATACAACAGAAAGCACCTAGCTAAGGataagaaacagaaacagatacaagaaaatcatgaagacTTTAGGGCTCGTTtgggaagtgagatgagatgagatgagatgagaattctgtgaatggtagtgaaatggtttgtgaatagtattgaaatggtttgagttaaggtgttttattgggttttgggaaaggagagagaataagTGGAATAAAAATATGATGTCATTTTTCTCAGTCATAAGGATAATTGGCTAGGTTTATTTTGATGGACTTtgctgatttttttaatttttatttttattttttatttttctagaaatgATCTTTAAAACTATGTCTATGATACACTAGGCCATTCAgatttattttgatatgttgGTAACCTGCTTATTTTGCTACCATTGCCTATAACCCATTGTCATGTATCATGCAGATTGCCTCCATTAAGGTCATTCGCAATAAACAGACTGGTTTATCAGAGGGCTATGGATTTGTGGAATTCTATTCACATGCAGCAGCGGAGAAAGTTCTACAAAATTATGCTGGCATTCTGATGCCAAATACAGAACAGCCCTTCCGTCTGAACTGGGCAACATTTAGCATGGGTGACAAGCGGTCTGATAATGTTCCGGATATATCTATTTTTGTTGGAGATTTAGCTGCAGATGTTACAGATAGCCTATTGCAAGAAACTTTTGCTAGTAGATATCCATCAGTTAAAGCTGCAAAAGTTGTTTTTGATGCCAATACTGGCCGATCAAAGGGTTATGGTTTTGTGAGGTTTGGGGATGACAATGAGCGATCACAGGCTTTGACTGAGATGAATGGTGCCTATTGTTCGAGCAGGCCTATGCGCGTTGGTGCTGCAACTCCTAGAAAGTCATCTGGATATCAACAATCACAAGGTACTTAGTTACTCTGCTTGctacaaaataagaaaattgttGTTGTTATATTGGtccttttgttttgtattttggtatgtatgttttattttcacAGCCCAGGTATTATGCTTTTTCTTCCTTCAAATATATTGGTAGAGCCTCTATATGTTTCGCtaaacacacactctctctctctctctctctctctatctctctctctcttcagcaACCATACACATAAACAATGAGTTTTTTAGGATACTCTGCAATGCTTCATGTGGGAAAAGACATGCATATGATTGTGGGTGTCTAGAATCACACCCCTAGCTGCTAACCCTTTCATAAATAGAACTGCTACTTCTTGATTGATATTTGTGAAGTGGTGAAACCTTTTGCTCTTCCTTTCCTCCCCTTTCCAATGGCTATCTGGCCTTAATTGTGCTACATCTTTGAGATGGCCACTCTACCTTTCTGCTCTTACTtcttttctttcaaaactttGCAGCTGATGGAATTTCAAACATACTGCTGTGGTGTTTTACTGTTCTGCCAGTAGCTTTGTGGAATTTCAACATACtgctttttttgttaatatataaaaccACAACGTTAAAAAACAGTATCTTTTTTAGATTCTCTCtgcatccctctctctctctctgcccctCTCCAACATGCTTCTACAAATGCCACCTTATTGTTTATTGAGCCACTTAGCTTGCCAACTTTTTCTTAGCTATTTAGTTTTAACCCATGTGACCTTTTCTACTACCCCCCTTGCTGAGGCTTATGGCGTCAATTGACTCATTAGTAGATGCGTCATGTGGATGTGTAAAATTATTGAGAGATGTTTTTTTCCATCCTATATGGGCGGGAGGAGATGATTTTTGTGTTCaaggggagggggagggagggCTGGATGAAGCATCTGTGTTGCATTGTTTCTGTAGCATCAATGGTTTATCTCATTGAATGATGCTGTATAGTTAAGAAATCTCTGATTTTGGACCACAGTGTCTCGCACCTAACCCATAATGAGATTTGGTTGGGAGTTATAGATTAGTTTCTGAGGCTCAAGAAAA
Encoded here:
- the LOC122299437 gene encoding polyadenylate-binding protein RBP47-like; translation: MQSNGSDSNTQPPEKQSQRQPQPPAPQWMAMQYPAAVPMVMQHQLMPPQHYGPPPPPPPHHYVPYHLYQQHVQVQHPQQHHAQHLQQQQQGSGGENKTIWIGDLHHWMDENYLHSCFASTGEIASIKVIRNKQTGLSEGYGFVEFYSHAAAEKVLQNYAGILMPNTEQPFRLNWATFSMGDKRSDNVPDISIFVGDLAADVTDSLLQETFASRYPSVKAAKVVFDANTGRSKGYGFVRFGDDNERSQALTEMNGAYCSSRPMRVGAATPRKSSGYQQSQGGYASNGTHQADGDSTNTTVFVGGLDPNVTDEELKQPFLQYGEIVSVKIPVGKGCGFVQFANRNNAEEALQNLNGTVIGNQTVRLSWGRNPANKQFRADFGNQWSGAYYGGPVYDGYGYALPGPHDPSMYAAAYGAYPVYGNHQQQVN